The Metabacillus schmidteae nucleotide sequence AGCGAAGGATGAAAAGGTCTTTCACCAGATCGTTGACCTTATCAATGATTTTAAACGATACTTTGAACGTCATGATCAGCCGGTTTATGAAAATCCATCTCCAGGTAACAAAGCAGGAGGTATCACTACTCTTGAGGATAAATCTCTTGGTTGTACACAAAAAGCGGGTACATCACAAGTTGTCGACGTCCTAAAATATGGAGAGACTCTAAAAACGAGTGGACTAAATCTATTAAGTGCCCCGGGTAATGACTTAGTGGCTTCGTCAACTTTAGCTGCAGCTGGTTGTCAATTAGTCTTATTCACTACTGGAAGAGGAACACCTTTAGGTACATTTGTACCAACGATAAAGATCTCAACAAACACACAAATTTATGAAACTAAGCCGCACTGGATTGATTTTAATGCAGGAACACTTATCGATGGGCAATCACAGGAAAAGCTGCTTGAAGATTTTATTTCATATGTCATCAAGGTTGCGAGTGGCGAAAAAGTAAATAATGAGAAAAATCATTTTAGAGAAATTGGTATTTTTAAAACCGGTGTGACATTGTAAATAAAAAGCTTCATTCGAAACATGGGACAGTTTGAATAATCAAACTGTCCCATGTGTGTTTATTTTGTTAATTCTGTCATTAGTTTGAGCGCATTATCCTTCTTATCCGCATCTACTCTGATAGCCGCAATTCTTTTGTTTTCTTTTACCTCAACCCCTTTAAATAGAGATTGATTATCAATTACTACACCATAAATTTGTTCTGTTTCATCTTCTGGTGATTTTCCATAAATAAGGTGATCCTCTGATACCTGATCTTTAATAGAAGATTCAAGTGGCTGAAATAATTCAAGCTGCACGAGCTGTTCAAAATTTTCTTCACCGACAATGTATACATCTGATTGATCTTGCATAAGTGTAATCACACTCTTTTGCTGATTACCTGCATCCATTGTGTCGTTAACTTCTGTTGGTGCATAACTAGAGTTTGTTGTGACTCTCTCCCACGAAGGAAATATAGAAAGGACATTTTCTGAAACAGGAGAAACATCACTTCCAAGTGAAAAATAATCACCGTATAGCATAATGCCAAGGTCTTCAGGGGGAAGACTAGCTAACTCTTTTTTCTCTTGATAATTATTTACAAATGTTTGGATAAATGAACCGACTAAAATAAGTAAAATGATGGCCCCGGCAATGTGTAATTTATGATAATGAAGAAAGTGTTGGAGCTTATCCTTAAATGTTTTGTCTTCTTCTTTAGTGATGGAACCGTATACATTTATTTGTTTAATAGTATTATAGGCATCCGTTATTTTGGCCATATCAAATGGTTTTTCATCATTCGGTACACCTTGGAGGGCCCGATCTCTTTTGATCCATGTCATGTATTGCTTTTCAACTTCATCCATTGTTGAGTTTTCTGGTAGTTCCAATAGTTTGTAAGCTTCTTTTACATCCAATAAATTGCACCTCACTTTTCATGTTCGCTACTAGGTTGAAAGGAAATGGTAGATAAATGATCGATACTATAAAGATATCTTAAATTGGTGATTTTTGCACTACTTATATAACAAAAAGGAAGAAAGAAAACTTTGCTTTGTACTGACACAGGGTGACCGGATATTTAACAGTGGAAAATTCAGGCCGAAAACGAAATGAGAACATCTACGACCTTTGACTGAGGAAAATATCATCCATTTACATGAAGGAGAAATTTTTCTTTTCATGTATAGTAAAAACAAGGAGGGATCATGTCATGATTACCGTTGCTATAGTTTCCAATAATCCTCATATTAAAAAAAGTTTGAGTTTACTTATTAAAACTGATCCTGGTCTAACCATCATGGAAGGTCAAGATATCGAAATAGATAAGAAAGTAGTGATGCTTGTTGATACAGAAGTAGTAGATTTAGAGGATCACCTTGAGCAATTTTCTAAAGATGTTCCAATTATTTTATATAGTCATTCTAAGGAATTTTTAGATATTAATGATTTGCTGAATAGATACAAAGTCAAATTCTTTAATGTGTACACAAAACCGGAATGTATTTTACAACTTATTAAGGAAGCATATTGTTGATGGTTGCTATAGCAACTAAGATTTTTACCCATTAATTTAGGGAAAGGAGAAACATGATGGAACAAAAAATTACAGATATTACAATCATTGGTGGCGGACCTACAGGATTGTTTTCAAGTTTCTACGCAGGTATGAGAAAAATGTCGGTGAAAATAATAGATAGCTTAGGACAATTAGGTGGTCAGGTTGCAGAATTATATCCTGATAAATATATTTATGATATCGGAGGCTTTCCAAAAGTTCTTGGCAAGGATTTTATTGAAAATTTAATTGAACAAGCAAATTATGCTTCACCTGACGTATGCTTAAATGAAACAGTATTAACGATATCTAAAAAAGAGGATGTTTTTACACTAACAACAACGAAAGGTGAACACTATACAAAATCAATCTTAATCACCGGAGGAATAGGTGCATTTGAGCCAAGAAAACTAAATGTAGAAAATGCAGCTACATATGAAGGCAAAAACCTACATTACTCTGTAAAAGATCTAAATGAATTTAAAGGATCGAAAGTACTTGTCTGTGGTGGTGGAGACTCTGCTCTAGATTGGTCATTAATGTTAGATGGTTTTGCTAAGGAAGTAACATTATGTCATAGAAGAGCAGAATTTAAAGCACATGAAAGCAGTGTAGAT carries:
- a CDS encoding NAD(P)/FAD-dependent oxidoreductase; the encoded protein is MMEQKITDITIIGGGPTGLFSSFYAGMRKMSVKIIDSLGQLGGQVAELYPDKYIYDIGGFPKVLGKDFIENLIEQANYASPDVCLNETVLTISKKEDVFTLTTTKGEHYTKSILITGGIGAFEPRKLNVENAATYEGKNLHYSVKDLNEFKGSKVLVCGGGDSALDWSLMLDGFAKEVTLCHRRAEFKAHESSVDKLHESNVSVKIPYAVKELIGNGEKITQIVLVSKDGNEEIIEVDHVIVNYGNITSIGPIKSWGLDMEKNSIIVNSKMETNIEGIYAAGDLATYEGKVKLIAVGLGEAPIAINNAKKYIDPSSRVQPLHSTSVFK
- a CDS encoding J domain-containing protein, which encodes MDVKEAYKLLELPENSTMDEVEKQYMTWIKRDRALQGVPNDEKPFDMAKITDAYNTIKQINVYGSITKEEDKTFKDKLQHFLHYHKLHIAGAIILLILVGSFIQTFVNNYQEKKELASLPPEDLGIMLYGDYFSLGSDVSPVSENVLSIFPSWERVTTNSSYAPTEVNDTMDAGNQQKSVITLMQDQSDVYIVGEENFEQLVQLELFQPLESSIKDQVSEDHLIYGKSPEDETEQIYGVVIDNQSLFKGVEVKENKRIAAIRVDADKKDNALKLMTELTK